The sequence CAAGGCCGCCGGCGGCGACCGTGAGGTGGCGCGCGACATTCTCGGCGACATCTGCGACATCGGCCTCGCCAATTCCTACTATGTGGGCCTGATGCGCTCCGGCAAGGGCGGGCCCGAGCAGGAGGAATGGGGCAAGGCGATCAATGTCGTGCTGCCGACCTTCGAGAATGGCGGGACGCATGTGAACATCTCCGGCGCCAGCGTCGCCAAGAACGCCCCGAACAAGGACAACGCCGTCAAGCTGCTGGAATATCTCGTCTCGCCGCAGGCGCAGGAAATCTACGCCAAGGCGAATTTCGAATATCCCGTGGTGCCGGGCGTGCCTGCCGACCCGATCATCGCCGCCTTCGGCCCGCTCAAGGTCGACAATATCGACCTGGTCGAGGTCGCCAAGGCGCGCAAGGCGGCGACCAACCTCGCCGACAAGGTCGGGTTCGACAACTGATCCGGCGCTACCGGCGGCGCCCCCCGCGCCGCCGCTCCGTCTTCCCGCGCATCGGGTCCCGGGATGGTCGCCCGCCCCGGGACGTTTGGCGACATGAGCCTCGCACTTCCCCACAGTCCGCGCCGCGCCCCCGTCACCGGCTCCCGTCTCGTACGGGCGGCGGCGGGGGCGGTCGTGCTTCTGGTGCTGCTGCCGCTGCTGGCGCTGGGCTGGACCGCGCTGCAGGGCTCGGGCGATCTGTGGCCGCACCTCCTCGCCAATGTCATTCCGCACGCGCTGTATGAGACCACGGTGCTGGTGCTCGGCGTCGGCCTGTTCGTCGCCGTCATCGGCACCGGCACCGCCTGGCTGGTGGCGGTGTGCCGCTTTCCCGGGCGCGGCGTGTTCGAATGGGCGCTGCTGCTGCCGCTCGCCATCCCGACCTATATCCAGGCCTTCGTCTATGTCGACGCGGTGCACCCGCTGGGGCCGATCCCGACGCTGATCCGCACCACATTTGGCCTGCGCCCGCGCGATCTGTGGCTGCCGGAGGTGCGCTCGCTGCCGGGCTGCATCGTGCTGCTCGGGCTGGTGCTCTACCCCTATGTCTATCTCTCCGCCCGCGCCGCCTTCCTGGTGCAGACCGCCTCGGTGCTGGACGCGGCGCGCACGCTGGGGGCGGGGGCGGGGGAGGCGTTCTTCCGCATCGCCCTGCCGCTCGCCCGCCCGGCCATCGCCGTTGGCATGACGCTGGCGCTGATGGAGACGGTGAACGACATCGGCGCCTCGGAATTCCTCGGCGTGCAGACGCTGACGCTGTCGATCTACTCCACCTGGCTCAACCGCTCCAGCCTGCCCGGCGCGGCGCAGATCGCTCTGTGCATGCTGGCGCTGATGTTCGCGCTGGTGCTGCTGGAACGCTGGGGCCGGCGCAAGCTGAAGACCGGCACGGTGGGCGAGCGCGCCCGCCCGCCGGCGCGCCGCACGCTTTCCGCCGGAGCGGCGGGGCTCGCCTTCCTCGCCTGCCTGCTGCCGGTGCTGCTCGGCTTCGTGCTGCCGGCGGGGCATCTCGTGCTCGCGGCGTGGAAGCGGGTGGCGTTTCACGGCCTGCCGCAGACCGTGCTGGCCGAGGCGGCCAACACCGCGCTGTTCGCCGCGCTCGGCACGGCGCTGGCGCTGGTGCTGGGCTTCGCCGTGGTGGTGGCGCTGCGCACCGGCGCGCTGCGCGGCACGCTGGCGCTGCGGATGGCGAGCCTCGGCTATGCCGTGCCCGGCACGGTGCTGGCGGTCGGCCTGCTGGTGCCGCTGGCCGGCTTCGACAATCTGGTCTCGCACCTCTCCGAGCGCCTGACGGGTGTTTCCACCGGCCTGCTGATCTCGGGTTCCGGCGCGGCGCTGATCATCGCCTATGTCATCCGCTTCCTCGCCATTCCCATTGGCGGGCTGGAGGCGGGCTATGGCAAGGTCGGCCCGACGCTCGACATGGCGGCGCGCAGCCTCGGCGAGACGCCCGGCGGCGTGGTGCGGCTGATCCATCTGCCGATGCTGCGGCCGGCGCTGGCCACCGCGGCGCTGCTGGTGTTCGTCGACTGCATGAAGGAACTGCCGGCGACGCTGATGCTGCGCCCGCTGAACTTCGAGACGCTGGCGAGCCACGTCTATGCCGAGGCGGCGCGCGGCACCTATGAGGACGGCGCGCTGGCCGCGCTGCTCATCGTGCTGGTCGGGCTGGTGCCGGTGATCCTGCTCGCCCGCCTCGCCCGGCCGCGCCAGGGCTGAGGGTTCCCGCCCATCCCTCCTGGCCGGGTTGGCCTGGCTCCCCGGATTTTTTCAGCGCGGAACGGGCGGCGGGGCTTGGTCCCCGGGTCAAGCCCGGGGATGAGGGCGTGCGGGGGGCGGGGTGTCAGCAAAGAGGGCGCGACTTGCGCCGCGCCCTCGATGTGTCTCCGAAGCGAATGAACTTCGTCATAAATCCCTGCCGCCACCGAAGCCGGGCAAGCCCGGCTTCGGCACTCAGCGCCAAGCAGGGGCGAATGGACTTTCTCAGAAATCCATGCCGCCACCTGAGCCGGGCCTGCCCGGCTCAGGCACTCAACCAACCGCAGGGGCGGATGGACTTCCTCAGAAGTCCATGCCGCCCATGCCGCCGCCGCCCGGCATGGCGGGGGCGCCGCTGTCGCGCTTGGGCGCGTCGGCGATCATGGCTTCGGTGGTGATGAGCAGGCCGGCGACGGAGCCGGCGTCCTGCAGCGCGGTGCGCACGACCTTGGCCGGGTCGACGATGCCGGAGGCGATCATGTCGACGAACTGCTCGGTCTGGGCGTTGAAGCCGAAGTTCTGGTCCTTGGTCTCCAGCACCTTGCCGACCACGATCGAACCTTCCACGCCGGCATTCTCGGCGATCTGGCGGATCGGGGCTTCAAGCGCGCGCAGCACGATCTTGATGCCGGCCTGGATGTCCGGATTGTCGGAGGTGAGCTTCTCGACCGCCTTCTTGGCGCGCAGCAGGGCGATGCCGCCGCCGGGGACGATGCCTTCCTGCACCGCCGCGCGGGTGGCGTTCAGCGCGTCGTCGATGCGGTCCTTCTTTTCCTTCACTTCGACTTCGGTCGCGCCGCCGACGCGGATCACCGCGACGCCGCCGGCGAGCTTGGCGAGACGCTCCTGCAGCTTCTCGCGGTCGTAGTCCGAGGTGGTTTCCTCGATCTGCGCCTTGATCTGCGCGACGCGGCCCTCGATGTCCTTCTTCTTGCCGACGCCGTCGACAATCGTGGTCTTTTCCTTCTCGATCAGCACCTTCTTGGCGCGGCCGAGCATGGAGAGATTGACGCTTTCCAGCTTGATGCCGAGCTCTTCGGAAATGACCTGGCCGCCGGTGAGGACGGCGATGTCTTCCAGCATGGCCTTGCGGCGGTCGCCGAAGCCCGGCGCC is a genomic window of Ancylobacter sp. IITR112 containing:
- a CDS encoding ABC transporter permease is translated as MSLALPHSPRRAPVTGSRLVRAAAGAVVLLVLLPLLALGWTALQGSGDLWPHLLANVIPHALYETTVLVLGVGLFVAVIGTGTAWLVAVCRFPGRGVFEWALLLPLAIPTYIQAFVYVDAVHPLGPIPTLIRTTFGLRPRDLWLPEVRSLPGCIVLLGLVLYPYVYLSARAAFLVQTASVLDAARTLGAGAGEAFFRIALPLARPAIAVGMTLALMETVNDIGASEFLGVQTLTLSIYSTWLNRSSLPGAAQIALCMLALMFALVLLERWGRRKLKTGTVGERARPPARRTLSAGAAGLAFLACLLPVLLGFVLPAGHLVLAAWKRVAFHGLPQTVLAEAANTALFAALGTALALVLGFAVVVALRTGALRGTLALRMASLGYAVPGTVLAVGLLVPLAGFDNLVSHLSERLTGVSTGLLISGSGAALIIAYVIRFLAIPIGGLEAGYGKVGPTLDMAARSLGETPGGVVRLIHLPMLRPALATAALLVFVDCMKELPATLMLRPLNFETLASHVYAEAARGTYEDGALAALLIVLVGLVPVILLARLARPRQG